In Drosophila miranda strain MSH22 chromosome XR, D.miranda_PacBio2.1, whole genome shotgun sequence, the genomic window actgcaccgtcaagtggcccgtgtgaaaccagcataaggctgttacgcgcggatcccaggcaaaacgcagccctcctcccgcccaaccgaccgaggggcgctgccgcatgacgcgtgatgcgtagtcgaaccgaacgcgaacatgcaagaaagatagctattagactataATTCGAgaaaaattagcactaaaagatgtgaggtcaggggccagccgtgagacgaaaacttgtcgttttggtgggactacCACCAGtgggcaccacaggcctagtacctgtggtggcaatatccggaggtccggaacgtctatttactggtgggatcgggatggaggggacaactagcgaacttgcggacaccacggacacggacgctgcagacgtctttggctgcacattctccgaggcgatgaattcggctaccgaatctgcatcgccagcagctgtcgttgcccttggagtggcaaacgagatcaactgctgcacacttggagtggtcggagtcagtttttcggcggcgcacggctgagtgacggttggcacttgcagatcccgcggagtgacctttttacgcctcggagactcattcagcagttgcagactgccaaattgagactccatggctaggagccgatcgtattgctttttaaagccaacggtcagctccctaaagcccttccgcgtctgcctcatgaaagccaccatgtctttctccaccgcacggcatgcctcgcaactgtagtgcaaaccattacgttttgaaatggcatcactcacaaggccagaaaatctagcgcattttgcgtgcactacgctgtcgcagagccagcaggggataatcggctgatcgtgggtgatctgcttattgcatgattttttggcacatacaacagaaaactccataataagaaatttgaacaaaattagaatcaaataatatttccaaacaaatggctatcaaaccagtgtgccagacaaacgctaataggaggagaggagaacagttgcagcagccgctaatgagagagagagagagagctactgaacagaaagttacgagagcgagagagaaagaacagtcatttaagtttaggtgatagggagagagtgataacacaacaaaagctaccagacgagagcggactgcaatgcaatgtaatgcgtactcactcactgcaacaacacaaacacgataaaccgacgccgaaaaataaaaagttaaataatgttttaacacaaatcaaaaggcatgcactcgcggaatggaataggtttccagattgttggctggttaggaagttaattaaagtttatttaggaaaacaccggctgtttattcaaaacaaaaggaaaaaatgcggagcgcaaaacaaaaacgcgtctgatcactacgaaagagaacgaacgaCGAAATCGTCGCGCAGTCTTTTCACGAAATAATACTTCGTTAAAGGCGGATCTGTCCAGCGACAGCTCAGAGAATAGTTTGAACACTCTCTTCTTAAGAATATAAATACTTTCAGAGGCAGactggctctgtctctctctgcgTTGTAGATTCTTTAATCGTTGAATATATCATAGTGCGGAATGGGTATTAAACTTAAATACTCTGTAACTGCCTAGATCGGAGTGtgacgtgtgtgtgtgcatgtaaACTATAAGTATGTAAGTCAGTAACCACTCAGAAAACGTATGAATAACTATATACCTACTAGCCCAATGTTGATACCCTATTACCATGTTCCTATAATACAATAATACTGTGAGCAAACCAAATAATACTAATCCTTTCTCTGCAAGATCAGCTCTCCTCTATTTGCGATGCAGTTTCACTGGTGATGCGCTTCCTTCCCGACCTTGGGCAGGCTTCCGTTTTACTTGCtttcgactcgactcgactatCGAGCAATCCACGAGACTGGGGAAGGTGCAGATCTTCCTTGTGATGTCGAAATACAGACCCTTCGGACATTGACGGGATATGGCGCGACCATTGGCGCAGAGATAGAATTTGCTGCATGAATTCAGAGCCCGGACAAGTTCACCGTTTGGAAGCGAACTGCAGTCAAGGATCGGTTCCTGTTCCACTTCCTGACTGGATGATGACCCAATGAGACCCGAGTGCTGCGAAAGTGTCTTGAGTACGGAGACCGGGGCACCTTTGGACACCAGAGAGCAATCCACGAGGCTGGGGAAATTGCACACCTTCTTCTTTATGTCAAAGTAGAGAATACTAGGACAGCGCCGGGGAACGGCCATTCCATTTACACACACATAGAATTTGTTGCACGACGTGGGATCCCTCAGGAAGGCTCCAGTGGGGAGGAAACTGCAGTCTGTTCGTTCTTGAAACTGAGAAGAAGACCCTGACAAAGTGCCTAGTACACGATTTTGATGCAATTGTTTACTTCCCGCCGAACTCTGTGTTTCGTCCTTCCCACCATACACAGCTGGACGTTTGGACATCAAAACTGGTTTGATCGGTCTACGGACGGGCAATGATGGAACCGCTTCGATTACGGCAGAGTTTTCCGCTGATTTCTCGGTTGATGATGTTGTTTCTGCAGAGCTGGAGTTATTTGGCTCTGTTGAGCTCTCCGGAGAAGGTTCCGTGGACGAGGGTTCCTCGGAGCTGGAGCTACTTGGCTCTGTTGAGCTCTCCGGAGAAGGTTCCGTGGACGATGGTTCTTCAGAGCTGGAGTTATTCGGCTCTGTTGAGCTCTCCGGAGAAGGTTCCGTGGACGATGGTTCTTCAGAGCTGGAGTTATTCGGCTCCGTTGAGCTCACCGGAGAAGGTTCCGTGGACGAGGGTTCCTCGGAGCTGGAGCTACTTGGCTCTGTTGAGCTCTCCGGAGAAGGTTCCGTGGACGATGGTTCTTCAGAGCTGGAGTTATTCGGCTCTGTTGAGCTCTCCGGAGAAGGTTCCGTGGACGATGGTTCTGTGGACGATGGTTCCTCTGTGCTGGAGCTATTCGGCTCTGTTGAGCTCACCGGAGAAGGTTCCGTGGACGAGGGTTCCTCGGAGCTGGAGCTATTCGGATCTGTTGAGCTCTCTGCAGAAGGTTCCGTGGAAGATGGTTCCTCGGAGCTGGAGCTACTTGGCTCTGTTGAGCTCTCAGGAGAAGGTTCCGTGGACGATGGTTCCTCTGAGCTGGAGCTATTTGGCTCGGTTGAGCTCTCCGGAGAAGGTTCCGTGGAAGATGGTTCCTCTGAGCTGGAGTTATTCGGCTCTGTTGAGCTCTCCTGAGAAGGTTCCGTGGACGAGGGTTCTGTGGACGATGGTTCCTCTGTGCTGGAGCTATTCGGCTCTGTTGAGCTCACCGGAGAAGGTTCCGTGGACGAGGGTTCCTCGGAGCTGGAGCTACTTGGCTCTGTTGAGCTCTCCGGAGAAGGTTCCGTGGAAGATGGTTCCTCTGAGCTGGAGCTATTTGGCTCTGTTGAGCTTTCCGGAGAAGGTTCCGTGGACGATGGTTCTTCAGAGCTGGAGTTATTCGGCTCCGTTGAGCTCACCGGAGAAGGTTCCGTGGACGAGGGTTCCTCGGAGCTGGAGCTACTTGGCTCTGTTGAGCTCTCCGGAGAAGGTTCCGTGGACGATGGTTCTTCAGAGCTGGAGTTATTCGGCTCTGTTGAGCTCTCCGGAGAAGGTTCCGTGGACGATGGTTCTGTGGACGATGGTTCCTCTGTGCTGGAGCTATTCGGCTCTGTTGTGCTCACCGGAGAAGGTTCCGTGGACGAGGGTTCCTCGGAGCTGGAGCTATTCGGATCTGTTGAGCTCTCTGCAGAAGGTTCCGTGGAAGATGGTTCCTCGGAGCTGGAGCTACTTGGCTCTGTTGAGCTCTCAGGAGAAGGTTCCGTGGACGATGGTTCCTCTGAGCTGGAGCTATTTGGCTCGGTTGAGCTCTCCGGAGAAGGTTCCGTGGAAGATGGTTCCTCTGAGCTGGAGTTATTCGGCTCTGTTGAGCTCTCCTGAGAAGGTTCCGTGGACGAGGGTTCTGTGGACGATGGTTCCTCTGTGCTGGAGCTATTCGGCTCTGTTGAGCTCACCGGAGAAGGTTCCGTGGACGATGGTTCCTCGGAGCTGGAGTTATTCGGCTCTGTTGAGCTCTCCGGAGAAGGTTCCGTGGACGATGGTTCTGTGGACGATGGTTCCTCTGTGCTGGAGCTATTCGGCTCTGTTGAGCTCACCGGAGAAGGTTCCGTGGACGAGGGTTCCTCGGAGCTGGAGCTACTCGGCTCTGTTGAGCTCTGCGGAGAAGGTTCCGTGGACGATGGTTCTTCAGAGCTGGAGTTATTCGGCTCTGTTGAGCTCTCCGGAGAAGGTTCCGTGGACGATGGTTCTGTGGACGATGGTTCCTCTGTGCTGGAGCTATTCGGCTCTGTTGAGCTCACCGGAGAAGGTTCCGTGGACGAGGGTTCCTCGGAGCTGGAGCTATTCGGCTCTGTTGAGCTCTCCGGAGAAGGTTCCGTGGAAGATGGCTCCTCGGAGCTGGAGCTACTTGGCTCTGTTGAGCTCTCCGGAGAAGGTTCCGTGGACGATGGTTCCTCGGAGCTGGAGTTATTCGGCTCTGTTGAGCTCTCCGGAGAAGGTTCCGTGGACGATGGTTCTGTGGACGATGGTTCCTCTGTGCTGGAGCTATTCGGCTCTGTTGAGCTCACCGGAGAAGGTTCCGTGGACGAGGGTTCCTCGGAGCTGGAGCTATTCGGCTCTGTTGAGCTCTCCGGAGAAGGTTCCGTGGAAGATGGCTCCTCGGAGCTGGAGCTACTTGGCTCTGTTGAGCTTTCCGGAGAAGGTTCCGTGGACGATGGTTCTTCAGAGCTGGAGTTATTCGGCTCTGTTGAGCTCTCCGGAGAAGGTTCCGTGAACGAGGGTTCTGTGGACGATGGTTCCTCTGTGCTGGAGCTATTCGGCTCTGTTGAGCTCACCGGAGAAGGTTCCGTGGACGAGGGTTCCTCGGAGCTGGAGCTACTTGGCTCTGTTGAGCTCTGCGGAGAAGGTTCCGTGGACGATGGTTCTTCAGAGCTGGAGTTATTCGGCTCTGTTGAGCTCTCCGGAGAAGGTTCCGTGGACGATGGTTCTGTGGACGATGGTTCCTCTGTGCTGGAGCTATTCGGCTCTGTTGAGCTCACCGGAGAAGGTTCCGTGGACGAGGGTTCCTCGGAGCTGGAGCTACTTGGCTCTGTTGAGCTCTCCGGAGAAGGTTCCGTGGAAGATGGTTCCTCTGAGCTGGAGTTATTCGGCTCTGTTGAGCTCTCCGGAGAAGGTTCCGTGGACGAGGGTTCCTCGGAGCTGGAGCTACTTGGCTCTGTTGAGCTCTCCGGAGAAGGTTCCGTGGACGATGGTTCTGTGGACGATGGTTCCTCTGTGCTGGAGCTATTCGGCTCTGTTGAGCTCACCGGAGAAGGTTCCGTGGACGATGGTTCCTCGGAGCTGGAGCTATTCGGCTCTGTTGAGCTCTCCGGAGAAGGTTCCGTGGAAGATGGTTCCTCTGTGCTGGAGCTATTCGGCTCTGTTGAGCTCACCGGAGAAGGTTCCGTGGACGAGGGTTCCTCGGAGCTGGAGCTACTTGGCTCTGTTGAGCTCTCCGGAGAAGGTTCCGTGGACGAGGGTTCCTCGGAGCTGGAGCTACTTGGCTCTGTTGAGCTCTCCGGAGAAGGTTCCGTGGACGAGGGTTCCTCGGAGCTGGAGTTATTCGGCTCGGTTGAGCTCTCCGGGGAAGGTTCCGTGGACGATAGTTCTTCTGTGCTGGAGCTATTCGGCTCTGTTGAGCTCTCCGGAGAAGGTTCCGTCGAAGATGGCTCCTCTGAGCTGGAGCTATTTGGCTCTGTTGAGCTTTCCGGAGAAGGTTCTGTGGACGAGGGTTCCGCGGACGATGGTTCTTCAGAGCTGGAATTACTTGGCTCTGTTGAGCTCTCCGGAGAAGGTTCCGTGAACGATGGTTCCTCGGAGCTGGAGCTATTCGGCTCGGTTGAGCTCTCCGGAGAAGGTTCCGTGGACGATGGTTCCTCTGAGCTGGAGCTATTCGGCTCTGTTGAGCTCTCCAGAGAAGGCTCCGTGGACGATGGTTCCGTGGACGATGGTTCTTCGGAGCTGGAGCTATTTGGCTCTGTTGAGCTTTCCGGAGAAGGTTCCGTGGAAGATGGTTCCTCTGAGCTGGAGCTATTTGGCGCTGTTGAGCTCTCCGGAGAAGGTTCCGTGGAAGATGGTTCCTCTGTGCTGGAGCTATTCGGCTCTGTTGAGCTCTCCGGAGAAGGTTCCGTCGACGAGGGTTCCTCGGAGCTGGAGCTACTTTGCTCTGTTGAGCTCTCCGGAGATGGTTCGGTTGTTGATGGTTCCGTGGATGATGGTTCTGCAGGGCTGGGCCTAATTGTCTTTGTCGAAGTTTTAGGTGGTGACGGTGTCGTGGTCAATTCTTCGGGAGAGCAGTCGACCATACTTGGGATATTGCAAAAACTCTTCTCGATGTCGAAATGGAGACCTTCTGGACAGCAGCGAGTAATACCGATCCCATTGGCACACACGTAAAATACTCCGCACTTTTTGGAGTCCCTTATGAAGGAACCGTTTGGTAAAAAGCGACACCTCGATGCCTCATTCGTTGGAGTAGATAACGCATCATTGGAGTCTGGCTTGTTCTCCTGGGGGGAAGAAATGACTTCCCTTAAGAGTGAGAAACTTGCGCTGGGTATCGAGTCTTGGTGCTGATCGGTGGTGGTCTGGAGGGGTTGCGTCAGGGGAAGGGAGGGATTCGGCCTTTGGGGGCTGCCCCACAGGTTACCGAAAAAATTGAAAATCATCGGCCTGTCAATGAATACGTTTTGGTGGATGGTGGGGTCCTTGTCTGCTAAGGAGTGGCCAGGACTTGGCTGGCCTCCTTGCACGCAGCTTTGGTCTTGGACACTGAACCGGAATCCGTCTTGGCAGGTGCTCCTTATCTGGCCCAGGAAGCCCAGACAGAGGAAGTACGAGTGGGGGTCTGCTGGGTCCGCCGATCTGTATCCAAACGATTGTCCTGCACATGAGTCCGCGGCAAGTGCCTGAGGAACGATCCAAAGACCGATCCACAGGATATTTACTGAAAGGCAAGTGGGCTTAGTGCGAATATTCCTTGGCAGATTCCGAACGTTCTTACCCATCAGCATTTTTCAGGTACATCCACGCAATGCAACGTGCCCAGGCGGCAACGTTCTTCTTATATACCCGCTTCAGGCTTCCGCTCGAAAGCAATTCCCTGAAAGGCACTCTCAAGTGGTGCATGGACCATCGAAGTGCGATATGCAGCCGCAAATAGCTGACATTCCGAAACAGAAAAGATAGTTTAAACAAATTGGTTTTAGCAGAAATGGTTGGGTAACCAGCACAATgttttctttgtgttttacACTCGTCGGAAACTCTTGTAGCTGTTCGGAAATGGTCTACAGATTTACTTTCGGAGAGCCCAGCTGAGACGTCCACAAGTGTGTACTCACTTGACGATTTGCTGCAGATTTGATGCATCTCCATTCTGTGAAAATGCGAGCGAACCATGGCCAGGGGCGAACCTTCTCCCCTCTATATGAGGACGAGTACGAGCAAGTTCAAGGCGTGCACTCATGATATATGCCTAGTAAAAAGTCTAAGGAAACACACAGCCTTTTTTGATATCATCaaaccatattaaataattataatattattaaataaaacattttCACTTTCCCCCCCCCGGCAGGGTAGGGCATACAAAGTTATTGAGGCTGATGGAACACAGATCGTTTACAATACCGAAGAGATGACAAGAGATATGTAGACAGATACTGGTCATGCATGTGGCTCCCTCTTGGGGGGAGGGGCGGGGTTTCTAATCTGATTCGGTAATAGGTCTGTCAGCACGCCTTTATCTCTGCTTCACCTTGCGATGACGCCAATGTCGGCCGTAACTTTAGGTAACCGATTCAGCAGGTGGCGTACCCCCAGCCCCGGGGGCGCCCCCATGCCCTTCCcatgccccctgccccctgcctccggccccggccccggcccgGCCCAGACGAACTGTTCCGATTAGTTGTCCAGATAAGGGGGGCCGTCGTCTCAACACTTATCGTATTTCTTGCAATGATTACTCAAGCCTTGGGGcacttgttgttgctgccgcgaGTGGGGGCCGGTGGGCGAAGTTACTATTTTTAGTGGCGGGTAGAGCTTTCGGGCGGGAAAGCCCTGTCCCACACGATATGGGGGCGTTCTGGTCCGCACTCTTATCGTAACTTGTGTGGCTTCGAATGTACCTAGTTGAGGAAAACTCCGAAATGGATTTTGTTACCTCTGGTATTCGAGCCAATAAGTTCGGCCACGAAATCGCATTTTATCTTTTgcattttttattatttttcgattttttgtttttttttcagctgtttttttttggatttttAAACTATTTGCAGCATTTTTCGGCCAGTGCACGGGGTCACCTGCACCCACTAAATGTTGCGTAATTGCCCGTGTCTGTCCCGCATATCAATGGAACTTGATAGCCCCTCGCGGAGGTCTTTGTTTGGCGTGGAAAACCAACAAAAGTGCATGGGGGGCCGTATAAATTTTGATTTAAGTGGTCTTAGGGGGTGGGCCACCCCCgaccccccaccaccaccccgCACAGGTaacacatgtgtgtgtgtgtgtgtggtacAGTACTCTCTCTCAAGAAGCGATTTGTTTTCCCAAATAGCCATTCTATTGCAGAATCAAAGAGTCAAAAGGCGGATCAGTGGCGGCCCTCAGAGGAATTATCTTTTCGAAAAAATGTACAAATTTCTTCTTGAACTAATTATGCAAGGCCACCTTTCTAATGGGGTTATGTAGAGGAATTCATTTTTGTTGAGCCAATCAGAAGATCACCAAAAACTTTGCCTATGGGGGGGGGTATATAAAAAGATGACATAGATGGCCTTTCGATGGAAAAAACCCTCGAGGGGCTGGAAATAAAATAGCCGGTAATTTGCATAAATGGGTGGGCGGTGCAATGGATTAGAGTGGTCTCGAAACTACACCTGGCTGTGCTTGGGGCACCACATccagccacatccacatccatccCGGTGCGAAATGCATTTGGCCAATGCGCGCAAGCAGTTGCTCATCCGTTAGCTAACGAGACCATTCCAAACACGATAACGATCAGTAGAAGTGCACATATCAAGCAGAAGGCTATGTCCGCACGGGATATACCCGATACCCTCACCGCACCCTCCACCCTCCACCCTCCACTCGCGGCAGTTGCAGGTATTGCAAGCCTACAAGTCCCGTCTAGTCAGTCGGTTATCTGTTGCCCCTCCGTGAGCGATCAAATGGGGCCGGGGCCAAGGCCGGGGCCGCGGCAGGGGCACACATGTCTCGATCATCCACTGACCGCCCCGAATCACCAGACAGTGGCTAACAATAGCGGTGCTTTATTCGAGCATGAGTCACAGATTAACGCGAGCCGAGCGGGGGCCTAGTCGGCCATGTCCGCGGCGCCCTTGAAGTGATCGCGCTGCAGGCGGTTGCCGTAGGTGCGCGAGACCAGGTTCCAGGAGTCCATGAAGCGGTCCATGCACTGCGAAATGCAGCGCTGCTCGCTGGCGTCCAGGGTCTTGCCCGGCTTCTGGATGCACTTCTTGAAGCACTTCTCGGTCATCTTCGAGAGCATCTCCTGGGCGTTGGCCAGCGCGATCTGCTGCTTCACCTGGCTCATCACCTCGAAATTCTGTGAGCCTGTGGCGGTGGCTGCCATGGTTCGTTCAattaaattctaaattttaGTTACAGCTTTCACCAAATCAACGTGCTTCACAAttccagatacagatacgagtACGCCGAGACGGTCGTTTCCTACTCTAAAGCGCAAGGCTAGCTCAGTTCGAAGCTATAGAAATCCAGTCTAGAGATCACAGTATACACAAAGAAGGCTAATCAGCATAAGGCCCTTCGTTTCCATAAGAAGCCTGTACAGTGGCTCTTCGAAGCCTGAAGCTCCGCTTAGGCCTGAGGCAGTGCCCTGCTGAAACCTGAACCTGAAGGTCTGGTTCAAGTAGTGCAACCTGAAGCTCTGCTTCAAGCAGTGCGCCACTGAAACCAGAAGCTTTGGTTCGTTTTCCCTACCAAAGGCCTTAGAACGACAGATTGGACTAAAGGACACGTCATTTTTGAGAAATTAGTTACAGGATAGGAAATAGAAAACCTTTCATTATacaaataaaacaacaaaactgATTAATGTTGTTTAGCGaatgtgtgtgtatatgtattATAATTTGGTATATCTATACATCGACTTTGTATTAATAAACTTTGTTTTATTCAGAATACACGAAACGAAAACAAAGATCGCTTATGAATAGGTCGTTAAAAGGTTTTGATTTCGTTAAAAATACGCAGGTAGATGTAGTTTTAAATTTGCATCGATATAAAAATAGAATCTGTCGATTTCAGTGTAAGTTCttatgcatatgtacatatatttatgtgtgtgtgtgtgtgtatattttACAATAATCGTTTCATTTGTTAAGACACTTTTAGTACTTGGTCTCCCCGACGACAGTTTCCTATTCTCTATTCGCTATTTGCTTGTAAATTGGTTTTGTGTTAAGTAGTCATCGTCCCTCGAGGGACATCGGTTCCTTCTACAAGCTGGCCTTGGTCCGGAGAACGATCCGAAATCCTCATTGCCTCAAAGCTTTCCTCACTAATCCTCTGTCCAAGTCAAAAGTCGCTCAAATTGTTCGCCAATGATGTCTATCTGTGTAATACTGCAATGCCCTCAAGAGAACAGACCTACTATCTGCCCCAGGAAAAGAAAATTGAACGTGGATCCAGAGCTATCCCTAGAGACGGCCCACCCGGTGTTAGTGTTCCGTTGAAGGATTACCTTAGCAAGAATGTCTGTGGGCGGCACAGCTTGAGAAAAAAAGAATAACACTTCTACCGGAATTGAGTTAAAAttgtatataatataaatgtgGAATGTACAATCACTTCGAGTATATGTAAATATTATAGTGTTCAAAAGAAGAAGAGAACGTAAATTAGTATTGCTTTATTCCTGGGCCAGATTGTCGGTAAGCATGGTGTCCCTTCATCCGTTTCTCGGCACCGATCCCAGGCGGTGCCAGTCGCAGAGCTCCTGTCGCAGATCGTGCTTGGACAGGTCCAGCTCGAAGCCGCCGAGCAGCTCGTTCTCCTGCAGCGTATCGTGTGTCCAGATGGTGACCTGCAGTCGACGCTCCTGAATGATATTGAGAGGCATGCGGTACTCCAACTGGTGAAAGGGAGAGAGAAGAGGTTCCATAGAGTTCCTGGGACAGCGAAACAACAAACCACTCACCGTTTCCATGAAACTGGGAACACACGTCTTGCGCACAACTTTGGTCTTGCGTTTGGTCTCCTTTTTGGGGTCCGGTTTTAGGTAGCACTTCACATACGTGTTGGGCTCCTGACCGCCCTGTAGCATGGGCAGCCCTTTGGCGTGGTGTATCTGGAAAGCAAACACAGGTCAAGGGTCAATGGTCAAGGCTCAAGGCTCTCGAGTCACTGGTGTACCCACCATCACAGTAAGTACGCCGCGTTGATATTGCAGCGATAGTCGGATTTGTCCAATCTCATTGGGGTTATCCCGCGACGGCTTTCGCTTGTCCTCTGCAAAATACAATCAATAAATATCCGCTCAATCAATTTGGCGGCAGAGAGTGCCGTCCTACCCTTCATCTTGGGCATCTCCAGCTTGGCCTCCTGCTGGTCGCGCAGCAGCGGATGGAAGAACGTGTAGACCAGATCGGAGTGGGCTATTTCCTCGGCCGCATCGAACAGCGATTTCAGAAACAGCTGTATCAGAGGTAGACGTTTTTCAGCCACGGACTTGATGTTGGAGCGCCCCACATGCACGCCGGCCGGCAGACTGAAAGACAAAAGACAAAAGACAGCAGATTGCAGATTAAACAGAAAGAAAGAACCGGCTAAGTATTTAAGG contains:
- the LOC117186448 gene encoding flocculation protein FLO11 isoform X6, whose amino-acid sequence is MLMVNILWIGLWIVPQALAADSCAGQSFGYRSADPADPHSYFLCLGFLGQIRSTCQDGFRFSVQDQSCVQGGQPSPGHSLADKDPTIHQNVFIDRPMIFNFFGNLWGSPQRPNPSLPLTQPLQTTTDQHQDSIPSASFSLLREVISSPQENKPDSNDALSTPTNEASRCRFLPNGSFIRDSKKCGVFYVCANGIGITRCCPEGLHFDIEKSFCNIPSMVDCSPEELTTTPSPPKTSTKTIRPSPAEPSSTEPSTTEPSPESSTEQSSSSSEEPSSTEPSPESSTEPNSSSTEEPSSTEPSPESSTAPNSSSSEEPSSTEPSPESSTEPNSSSSEEPSSTEPSSTEPSLESSTEPNSSSSEEPSSTEPSPESSTEPNSSSSEEPSFTEPSPESSTEPSNSSSEEPSSAEPSSTEPSPESSTEPNSSSSEEPSSTEPSPESSTEPNSSSTEELSSTEPSPESSTEPNNSSSEEPSSTEPSPESSTEPSSSSSEEPSSTEPSPESSTEPSSSSSEEPSSTEPSPVSSTEPNSSSTEEPSSTEPSSTEPSPESSTEPSSSSSEEPSSTEPSPESSTEPNNSSSEEPSSTEPSPESSTEPSSSSSEEPSSTEPSPVSSTEPNSSSTEEPSSTEPSSTEPSPESSTEPNNSSSEEPSSTEPSPQSSTEPSSSSSEEPSSTEPSPVSSTEPNSSSTEEPSSTEPSFTEPSPESSTEPNNSSSEEPSSTEPSSTEPSPVSSTEPNSSSTEEPSSTEPSSTEPSPESSTEPNNSSSEEPSSTEPSPESSTEPSSSSSEEPSSTEPSPESSTEPNSSSSEEPSSTEPSPVSSTEPNSSSTEEPSSTEPSSTEPSPESSTEPNNSSSEEPSSTEPSPQSSTEPSSSSSEEPSSTEPSPVSSTEPNSSSTEEPSSTEPSSTEPSPESSTEPNNSSSEEPSSTEPSPVSSTEPNSSSTEEPSSTEPSSTEPSQESSTEPNNSSSEEPSSTEPSPESSTEPNSSSSEEPSSTEPSPESSTEPSSSSSEEPSSTEPSAESSTDPNSSSSEEPSSTEPSPVSTTEPNSSSTEEPSSTEPSSTEPSPESSTEPNNSSSEEPSSTEPSPESSTEPSSSSSEEPSSTEPSPVSSTEPNNSSSEEPSSTEPSPESSTEPNSSSSEEPSSTEPSPESSTEPSSSSSEEPSSTEPSPVSSTEPNSSSTEEPSSTEPSSTEPSQESSTEPNNSSSEEPSSTEPSPESSTEPNSSSSEEPSSTEPSPESSTEPSSSSSEEPSSTEPSAESSTDPNSSSSEEPSSTEPSPVSSTEPNSSSTEEPSSTEPSSTEPSPESSTEPNNSSSEEPSSTEPSPESSTEPSSSSSEEPSSTEPSPVSSTEPNNSSSEEPSSTEPSPESSTEPNNSSSEEPSSTEPSPESSTEPSSSSSEEPSSTEPSPESSTEPNNSSSAETTSSTEKSAENSAVIEAVPSLPVRRPIKPVLMSKRPAVYGGKDETQSSAGSKQLHQNRVLGTLSGSSSQFQERTDCSFLPTGAFLRDPTSCNKFYVCVNGMAVPRRCPSILYFDIKKKVCNFPSLVDCSLVSKGAPVSVLKTLSQHSGLIGSSSSQEVEQEPILDCSSLPNGELVRALNSCSKFYLCANGRAISRQCPKGLYFDITRKICTFPSLVDCSIVESSRKQVKRKPAQGREGSASPVKLHRK
- the LOC117186448 gene encoding flocculation protein FLO11 isoform X2, producing MLMVNILWIGLWIVPQALAADSCAGQSFGYRSADPADPHSYFLCLGFLGQIRSTCQDGFRFSVQDQSCVQGGQPSPGHSLADKDPTIHQNVFIDRPMIFNFFGNLWGSPQRPNPSLPLTQPLQTTTDQHQDSIPSASFSLLREVISSPQENKPDSNDALSTPTNEASRCRFLPNGSFIRDSKKCGVFYVCANGIGITRCCPEGLHFDIEKSFCNIPSMVDCSPEELTTTPSPPKTSTKTIRPSPAEPSSTEPSTTEPSPESSTEQSSSSSEEPSSTEPSPESSTEPNSSSTEEPSSTEPSPESSTAPNSSSSEEPSSTEPSSTEPSSTEPSLESSTEPNSSSSEEPSSTEPSPESSTEPNSSSSEEPSFTEPSPESSTEPSNSSSEEPSSAEPSSTEPSPESSTEPNSSSSEEPSSTEPSPESSTEPNSSSTEELSSTEPSPESSTEPNNSSSEEPSSTEPSPESSTEPSSSSSEEPSSTEPSPESSTEPSSSSSEEPSSTEPSPVSSTEPNSSSTEEPSSTEPSPESSTEPNSSSSEEPSSTEPSPVSSTEPNSSSTEEPSSTEPSSTEPSPESSTEPSSSSSEEPSSTEPSPESSTEPNNSSSEEPSSTEPSPESSTEPSSSSSEEPSSTEPSPVSSTEPNSSSTEEPSSTEPSSTEPSPESSTEPNNSSSEEPSSTEPSPQSSTEPSSSSSEEPSSTEPSPVSSTEPNSSSTEEPSSTEPSFTEPSPESSTEPNNSSSEEPSSTEPSSTEPSPVSSTEPNSSSTEEPSSTEPSSTEPSPESSTEPNNSSSEEPSSTEPSPESSTEPSSSSSEEPSSTEPSPESSTEPNSSSSEEPSSTEPSPVSSTEPNSSSTEEPSSTEPSSTEPSPESSTEPNNSSSEEPSSTEPSPQSSTEPSSSSSEEPSSTEPSPVSSTEPNSSSTEEPSSTEPSSTEPSPESSTEPNNSSSEEPSSTEPSPVSSTEPNSSSTEEPSSTEPSSTEPSQESSTEPNNSSSEEPSSTEPSPESSTEPNSSSSEEPSSTEPSPESSTEPSSSSSEEPSSTEPSAESSTDPNSSSSEEPSSTEPSPVSTTEPNSSSTEEPSSTEPSSTEPSPESSTEPNNSSSEEPSSTEPSPESSTEPSSSSSEEPSSTEPSPVSSTEPNNSSSEEPSSTEPSPESSTEPNSSSSEEPSSTEPSPESSTEPSSSSSEEPSSTEPSPVSSTEPNSSSTEEPSSTEPSSTEPSQESSTEPNNSSSEEPSSTEPSPESSTEPNSSSSEEPSSTEPSPESSTEPSSSSSEEPSSTEPSAESSTDPNSSSSEEPSSTEPSPVSSTEPNSSSTEEPSSTEPSSTEPSPESSTEPNNSSSEEPSSTEPSPESSTEPSSSSSEEPSSTEPSPVSSTEPNNSSSEEPSSTEPSPESSTEPNNSSSEEPSSTEPSPESSTEPSSSSSEEPSSTEPSPESSTEPNNSSSAETTSSTEKSAENSAVIEAVPSLPVRRPIKPVLMSKRPAVYGGKDETQSSAGSKQLHQNRVLGTLSGSSSQFQERTDCSFLPTGAFLRDPTSCNKFYVCVNGMAVPRRCPSILYFDIKKKVCNFPSLVDCSLVSKGAPVSVLKTLSQHSGLIGSSSSQEVEQEPILDCSSLPNGELVRALNSCSKFYLCANGRAISRQCPKGLYFDITRKICTFPSLVDCSIVESSRKQVKRKPAQGREGSASPVKLHRK